TTCGCTCTCACCTTAATTTATGCGACCCTAAAGTGTCGCAACTACATTTTTATCGCCACAAGTTGTATAATCAACCCAGTCGGGCTATATAGCCTCAAAACACAAGGGAGGTGACGATGAAGTATATATATCTACTAGCCATCATTGTTCTTCTACTTTTGTCCGGAGGTTGTACTCTAATAAATGAAGCACCTCGTCATACAGCCGAAGAGGTGACAACGATAGCCAAGAGCTTCAGTCCAGATTGCCGGGTACAGCTACCGGCCGAGCCGTCGCACGGCTGAGGTTGTGCCGCTCCTCAGTATGAGGAGGCTGACTCAATTTTCACTACTGAGTACTTAGGGAATGGAACATGGAGCATAACCAAGACCTGCCCCATAAACTCAGAATATGACCGTGTCTGGAATTTCTACGACAATACCAATGAATTAGTGTGGAAGTAAAAACTATGCCAAATGAATTAAAAGAGAGCCGATGTCCCTATGAGTGATGTTCTGGATGAAGCCCAAGCATTAGTGCAATGCAAAGCCTGCCCCTGGTATAAGAGCTGCGTCTTGCCCATGCGGCTAACAGAGGATGACCTAAGAAGGCAGCTGGAGTCTTCCATACCCGGAGCCAACACCCCCGGGGCAGCCCAATACGGCATGCAGCAGTTGTTATCCGGCCTGGCAGCCGCTGCCGAAAACTCCATCCTTGAAGGTTGCCCGATATTCATCAACAGACTTCGCTCAAACCCCAAGCTCGCCGAGCAAATAAAGAAATTAATGCGGGAATGGTCAAGGGAGAACCAGGAACAAACCCCCTAAAAAATAAACCAATTCTCGTGCTCTGATTTAACAGCTAAAATCGTAAATAAGGAGGTTATATTATGGCGAAGGCTTCGCCTGCCTACCCGATGAGCCTTACTATAGATTACCCGGACAAGAAACTAAACAGGCTAACTACCTTCTTCAGGCCGTTCGTGGCAATTCCAATCGCCATCATCTTAGCCTTAATGATCGGCGCTGTTTTTGGCTGGGAAGATGGTGAATGGAGCTACCAATATGGCACGGCTGGACTCGTAGTCCTGCCAATCGTGCTAATGCTCCTTTTCCGGCAGAAATATCCTAAATGGTGGTTCGACTGGAATCTAGCCTTAACCCGGTTTAGTACTCGTGTTTCCGCCTACTTCGCTTTATTAAGAGATGAATACCCTTCAACCGACGAAGAGCAAGCAGTCCATCTTGATATCCCATACCCCAACGCCAAGGAGCTTAACCGCTGGCTGCCCCTGGTAAAATGGATTATGGCTATCCCACACTACATTGTTCTCCTTTTCCTCTACATCGCCGCCTCTGTGGCTGTAATAATTGCCTGGTTTGCTATCTTGTTTACCGGTCGTTATCCGAAGTCCCTGTTTGATTTCGTAGTGGGTGTATATCGGTGGTCATTGAGGGTATCTGTCTACGCTTTCCTGTTGACCACCGACCGCTACCCGCCTTTCAGCTTCAGTGACTGAAAGGACAAGATATTATTACCGCACAAAAGTCCAAGCTCGAGGGACAGTGTAGGGGATTCCTAGATGACATGAAGGGTGAGAGGCGGAAGATTATTCATCAATATAGTATCGAGGCTTTAGCCTCGCACAGAGCGACACTAAAGCCTCGCGCCCACAATAGAACTGATTTATTAGCTAAACGAGTTACCTATTGCAATTTGGATAGCAGCTAGTTCACCTAATCGTTTTGCTGCCTTAGCAGGGATCCAATTAGTAGGTTTCCAAGATCCTTTGTAACTTGGCAACAAGACTAAATAATAACCATCATCACTTGTTATCCCTATTCTGCGGCCATTACCCAAATCAACTATTTCCTTTGGTTGCCATATTACTGGCTGTTCACATACAATATTATCCATGCTACATTACCCCCCATAAAAAGATACAGTTATACATACAGTCAAGAGATACTCTCTATCTAAAATAGATACCAGGCACAGAAAAAGAAAACCAGACACACAAACAGGAAACTGCCAAGTATAGCGATAAGCTCTTTGTTCATGGTCATGTGCCACCCCCACTTTTGATTTCTAAATATAGAACGAAATAGAGCAGGCATTGGTTTAGGCCTCAGCGCCTAAAATGGTAGAATTATAAAGATGCAACCTAAGTGGTATCCTATCTT
This window of the Chloroflexota bacterium genome carries:
- a CDS encoding DUF4389 domain-containing protein, with the translated sequence MAKASPAYPMSLTIDYPDKKLNRLTTFFRPFVAIPIAIILALMIGAVFGWEDGEWSYQYGTAGLVVLPIVLMLLFRQKYPKWWFDWNLALTRFSTRVSAYFALLRDEYPSTDEEQAVHLDIPYPNAKELNRWLPLVKWIMAIPHYIVLLFLYIAASVAVIIAWFAILFTGRYPKSLFDFVVGVYRWSLRVSVYAFLLTTDRYPPFSFSD